From Aedes albopictus strain Foshan chromosome 1, AalbF5, whole genome shotgun sequence, one genomic window encodes:
- the LOC109417122 gene encoding uncharacterized protein LOC109417122: MLPRNKIFVGSLPPSTKPEEVRRLFENYGVVTECDVMNRCAFVHMQTPDMMDNAIQALHNSNFKGVTINVERGRTKDRAPGSGGDGRDSGGRGGFRGGRGGFNQQSRSSYDDGDRSGGPMRNNRGNMRNQPYGSGGGGGAGRGGSFDGQSQGGGFRGGRGGGRGDFSDRGSGGRGAGGHNNSGGSGGSRFSGGQQSEDRRGFALPNESADRFSGARSGGLAMSSFKDPFVRRSIGDTPAGPSAPYVNRGIYSQGNNAVVAQATANYNQAFPPLGSDESRNVSRGPPPAAQPPQQQQQQRWMQQ; encoded by the exons ATGCTGCCG CGCAATAAAATCTTCGTCGGCAGCTTGCCGCCGTCGACGAAACCGGAAGAGGTCCGGCGCCTGTTCGAGAACTACGGTGTCGTGACGGAGTGCGACGTGATGAATCGGTGCGCCTTCGTGCACATGCAAACCCCGGACATGATGGACAATGCGATCCAAGCGCTGCACAACAGCAACTTCAAGGGAGTGACCATCAATGTGGAAAGGGGAAGGACCAAGGACCGTGCGCCGGGTAGCGGTGGGGACGGCAGGGATTCCGGTGGCCGTGGTGGATTCCGCGGCGGAAGAGGAGGATTCAACCAGCAAAGCAGATCGAGTTACGATG atGGTGACCGTTCGGGTGGTCCGATGAGAAACAACCGAGGCAACATGCGCAATCAACCGTACGGTTCCGGCGGTGGAGGTGGAGCCGGTCGTGGTGGAAGCTTTGACGGCCAGAGCCAAGGAGGCGGCTTCCGTGGTGGTCGCGGTGGCGGTCGTGGCGATTTCAGTGACCGCGGAAGCGGCGGACGGGGAGCAGGTGGCCACAACAACTCCGGTGGTTCCGGGGGTAGCCGCTTCTCCGGAGGTCAGCAGAGTGAGGACCGACGTGGTTTTGCGCTGCCCAACGAGAGTGCAGATAGATTCAGTGGGGCCCGTTCCGGAGGGCTCGCCATGAGCTCCTTCAAGGATCCGTTTGTACGCAGAAGCATAGGAGACACTCCGGCGGGACCATCAGCACCCTA TGTCAACAGAGGAATTTACAGCCAAGGTAACAATGCGGTGGTAGCTCAAGCAACGGCCAATTATAACCAGGCCTTTCCTCCGCTGGGAAGCGACGAGTCTCG CAATGTAAGCCGTGGACCGCCACCGGCAGCCCAgccaccgcagcagcagcagcaacaacgatGGATGCAGCAGTAA
- the LOC109417121 gene encoding nuclear pore complex protein Nup107, which yields MSQLERSLLLLDESVVKSKRGLLRAKDRGELRSPHQSLLLGTGPDDTANTEFDVSLTVGPQEIRSFLFDNRENDISASRLSLAGSQISTTGLNVRHRTDALFGQFLKVLQRRNSEAEVFETVEDLIETLDEVLNGIDKMMTQNAAAFGKERKVLADEAWLNVERDTWKLLFALYKDRLVVQKEDAEMDDLPLVNSEKAIVEHLYAANANLREYQLIVDWLEQTALEQNRMQIGHFTDRTIAWENTLHQLQNVGLTAFGSTREIVKSLDPDAPVRERRPLHDLDVEDQARLSRQIFQEVRFGRIEEAQNLCEHCGQPWKAAILEGWRLHHDPNYEPAAATSGRALTVGVKQAIEGNPRRDLWKKFAWKMAESRAVDEYTRATIGSFCGNLDALLGILGEHNWTDVLWAYLKTQIDIRVESEIRSHCVKSYLPMPEKYWNSKMSLEQIFEELEAHKNIRIKTSARDVDRVIQKYLILDDIPELMRQIDGWLSDSSFPLTAQMLRFLTHLVLFIRQIGKQCQEDIGDKVIKRYVECLIKHGDAQLVAFYTAALPADLQLLMYSSFLETVTETQARKRVLEEAYNFGLDVPAITVYTVEKIRNREDASDVKPQEGDITPLDQAKISSLEWLIFYPDQRGELLWQANGLVRAFLAKRNVEAARKAFAMVPVDTIQQIINNYGSKDDLPRKEEASIKEYLCHQTYLAAIDGYNDWVEYYYNMKPKAPQLVKSNNFTERVASEHREQTYRMDVERWNAQLQEQTTVTRDLLYNILLFPEKGWLIDPDFDGKEDGQDEEDWLNRAVQMESLRKLCIPDVVLLLHQIFTLSGRFSESLQLADVISSEQRQLYSVYSKYKLAEVMTKIAESSLALMNKKLDPFVGDEGKKK from the exons ATGAGCCAACTCGAACGCTCGCTTCTGCTCCTAGACGAATCCGTTGTTAAGTCCAAACGGGGCCTCCTGCGCGCCAAGGATCGTGGTGAGCTGAGAAGTCCCCACCAATCGCTGCTGCTCGGCACTGGGCCAGATGACACGGCCAACACTGAGTTTGATGTTTCGTTGACGGTGGGCCCGCAGGAGATTCGCAGCTTTTTGTTCGACAACCGGGAGAATGACATTTCGGCAAGCCGGCTGAGTTTGGCCGGAAGCCAGATTAGTACGACGGGGTTGAATGTGCGGCACCGGACCGATGCGTTGTTCGGGCAGTTTTTGAAAGTGCTGCAAAGACGAAACAGCGAAGCGGAGGTTTTTGAAACGGTGGAGGATTTGATCGAGACGCTGGATGAGGTTTTGAATGGAATCGACAAAATGATGACGCAGAATGCAGCTGCGTTTGGAAAGGAGAGGAAGGTTTTGGCCGACGAAGCATGGTTGAATGTTGAGCGAGACACCTGGAAGTTGCTGTTTGCGTTGTACAAAGATCGGCTGGTGGTGCAGAAGGAAGATGCCGAGATGGATGACTTGCCTCTGGTGAACAGCGAGAAAGCCATCGTGGAGCACTTGTATGCAGCGAATGCCAATCTGAGGGAATACCAGCTGATAGTGGATTGGCTGGAACAAACCGCACTGGAGCAGAATCGGATGCAGATTGGACATTTCACGGATCGGACCATTGCTTGGGAGAACACGCTTCATCAGTTGCAAAACGTTGGATTGACCGCTTTCGGAAGCACCAGGGAGATTGTGAAGAGTTTAGATCCGGATGCACCGGTCCGGGAGCGTCGTCCTCTGCACGATTTGGACGTTGAGGACCAGGCCCGTCTTTCGCGGCAAATCTTCCAAGAGGTCCGGTTCGGAAGGATCGAGGAAGCGCAGAATTTGTGCGAGCACTGTGGCCAACCGTGGAAGGCCGCCATTCTGGAGGGATGGAGATTGCATCACGATCCGAATTATGAACCGGCGGCTGCCACATCCGGAAGGGCTTTGACGGTGGGCGTGAAGCAAGCCATCGAAGGTAATCCGCGACGCGATTTGTGGAAGAAGTTCGCCTGGAAGATGGCCGAGAGCCGAGCGGTGGACGAATACACTCGGGCCACCATTGGATCGTTCTGTGGCAACCTGGATGCGCTGTTGGGCATTTTAGGCGAACATAATTGGACGGATGTGCTGTGGGCATACTTGAAG ACACAAATCGACATTCGCGTCGAGAGCGAGATTCGATCGCACTGCGTCAAAAGTTACCTTCCGATGCCGGAGAAGTACTGGAACAGCAAGATGTCCCTGGAGCAAATCTTTGAGGAGCTGGAGGCGCACAAAAATATCCGCATCAAAACATCCGCCCGGGACGTAGATCGCGTCATCCAGAAGTATCTCATCCTGGACGACATTCCGGAACTGATGCGTCAGATTGACGGCTGGCTTTCGGATAGTTCATTCCCGCTGACGGCGCAGATGCTTCGTTTCCTGACGCATCTGGTACTGTTTATTCGTCAGATTGGCAAACAATGTCAGGAAGACATCGGCGATAAGGTCATCAAACGGTACGTGGAATGTTTGATCAAACACGGTGACGCACAGCTGGTTGCTTTCTACACGGCTGCTCTGCCCGCGGATTTACAACTGTTGATGTATTCGAGCTTCCTGGAAACGGTCACCGAAACCCAGGCAAGGAAAAGGGTCCTGGAAGAGGCGTACAACTTTGGGCTGGACGTTCCGGCCATTACGGTTTACACAGTGGAGAAGATTCGAAACCGCGAGGACGCATCCGATGTCAAACCGCAGGAAG GAGACATCACACCTCTGGATCAGGCTAAAATTTCCTCCCTAGAATGGCTCATCTTCTACCCAGATCAGCGAGGTGAGCTTCTCTGGCAGGCGAACGGTTTGGTTCGTGCTTTCCTAGCAAAACGTAACGTAGAAGCAGCTCGGAAAGCGTTTGCCATGGTTCCAGTGGACACCATTCAGCAGATAATCAACAACTACGGCTCGAAAGATGACCTCCCACGGAAGGAAGAAGCCAGCATCAAGGAGTATCTTTGTCATCAGACGTACCTGGCGGCGATCGACGGTTACAACGATTGGGTCGAGTATTACTATAACATGAAGCCGAAGGCACCACAGCTGGTCAAGTCCAACAACTTCACGGAGCGGGTGGCTTCGGAACATCGCGAGCAAACCTACCGGATGGATGTGGAGCGCTGGAACGCGCAGCTTCAGGAGCAAACCACGGTCACTCGGGACCTGCTGTACAACATCTTGCTCTTTCCCGAAAAAGGGTGGCTCATCGATCCGGATTTCGACGGTAAAGAAGATGGTCAGGACGAGGAAGACTGGCTCAATCGAGCGGTGCAGATGGAGAGTCTGCGAAAGCTGTGCATTCCCGACGTGGTGCTTCTGCTGCACCAGATCTTCACCCTTTCTGGGCGGTTTAGCGAAAGTTTGCAGCTAGCGGACGTCATCAGTTCCGAGCAGCGGCAGCTTTACAGCGTTTACTCGAAGTACAAGTTGGCGGAAGTTATGACAAAAATTGCCGAGTCTTCGCTGGCGCTGATGAACAAGAAACTGGATCCGTTTGTAGGGGATGAAGGCAAGAAAAAGTAG